A stretch of the Arachis stenosperma cultivar V10309 chromosome 6, arast.V10309.gnm1.PFL2, whole genome shotgun sequence genome encodes the following:
- the LOC130934170 gene encoding uncharacterized protein LOC130934170, with product MEMMAKRIDGLQVAAVNTSQPSPTWGQNEENYEEKQQEQVQYVHNQGSGQNEFYGDTYNLFLEEPPKSGRTLVNDKETNKKPAKNDEASSKEEVTLEGKDQEKLMEKEEQPQASKKGKQVMEEHSQEQRKMVKPYTPPLLYPQRFQKEIKDQQFPKFLEVFKKLEINIPLAEALVQMPLYAKFLKQLINKKRSWHEKETILLTEECSALIQEGLPPKLKDPGSFFLPCTIGNIFIDKALCDLGSSINLMPLSLMRRLFIEEVKPTQMSLELVDRSLVIPKGVIENLLVRVGKFKFPADFVILDLGEEGSDSIILGRPTTTNKVFAMIKNCCHRSKNRC from the exons ATGGAGATGATGGCCAAGAGGATTGATGGTCTTCAAGTTGCAGCAGTGAATACAAGTCAACCATCACCTACATGGGGGCAAAATGAGGAAAACTATGAAGAGAAGCAGCAAGAACAAGTTCAGTATGTGCACAATCAAGGTTCTGGTCAGAATGAGTTCTATGGAGACACTTACAACCTCTTCCTAGAGGAACCACCCAA gagtggaagaaCCTTGGTAAATGACAAAGAAACCAACAAGAAGCCAGCTAAGAATGATGAGGCCAGCAGCAAGGAAGAAGTAACACTTGAGGGGAAGGACCAAGAAAAGCTCATGGAAAAAGAGGAACAACCACAAGCTTCAAAGAAAGGAAAGCAAGTCATGGAGGAGCATTCACAAGAACAGAGGAAGATGGTGAAGCCTTACACCCCTCCTTTGCTATATCCTCAAAGATTTCAGAAGGAGATCAAGGATCAACAGTTCCCAAAGTTTTTAGAAGTTTTTAAGAAGCTGGAGATCAACATTCCACTTGCTGAAGCTCTAGTgcaaatgcctctatatgcaAAATTTCTAAAGCaactcatcaacaagaagagaagctggCATGAGAAGGAAACCATCCTCCtaactgaagaatgcagtgcattGATTCAAGAAGGCCTcccaccaaaactcaaagaccctggGAGTTTCTTTTtgccttgcaccattggcaacATATTCATTGATAAAGCACTGTGTGATTTGGGATCCAGTATCAACCTGATGCCTTTATCTTTGATGAGAAGGCTATTTATAGAAGAAGTGAAGCCTACACAGATGTCATTGGAGCTAGTGGATAGATCACTGGTAATTCCCAAGGGTGTGATTGAAAATCTCCTGGTCAGAGTAGGAAAATTCAAATTTCCAGCAGATTTTGTAATCCTGGACCTAGGAGAAGAGGGGAGTGACTCAATTATATTAGGAAGACCCACTACAACAAATAAGGTTTTCGCAATGATCAAAAACTGTTGCCATAGATCGAAAAATCGTTGCTAA